Proteins encoded by one window of Venturia canescens isolate UGA chromosome 2, ASM1945775v1, whole genome shotgun sequence:
- the LOC122406568 gene encoding uncharacterized protein, with product MTMNPGTESIAKVPYSVGDCEIVYFCVTSLGEIGNKNILRLTVKLRAEMMSVWIKPPLNLPEIQLEDLQFFGSDVFRFDEKLPTVSLPVAMRMFLGFLQVSPKPALLVTHSPIFDSVLLVQAIIKSGLEDDFDSVIAGFVDTFPMFRKKYPNLSTLKEFKLSNLMIQVLKKSPEKPKFEATAYLEYLEELVSVDISKSDLVKRSLTYEKAMSSEGDITAIYEMYEELEPLAQAMAQRDMRRKLNGEAEKNQAPQTKTPDLVKPFSDNDRAYEELVEIMNRDRPIY from the exons ATGACGATGAACCCTGGAACG GAGTCGATAGCAAAGGTGCCTTATAGTGTTGGTGATTGCGAAATCGTTTACTTCTGCGTGACTTCATTGGGTGAAATCGGGAACAAAAACATCCTGAGACTCACGGTAAAACTGAGAGCTGAGATGATGTCTGTTTGGATCAAGCCTCCACTAAATCTACCAGAAATACAACTCGaggatctccaatttttcggCTCCGATGTGTTtcgttttgacgaaaaattgccGACTGTTTCGTTACCAGTCGCTATGAGAATGTTTCTCGGATTTCTCCAAGTATCGCCGAAGCCTGCCTTGCTGGTCACCCACTCTCCAATATTCGACTCGGTCCTGCTGGTCCAAGCTATCATAAAAAGTGGCTTGGAGGACGATTTCGATTCTGTTATTGCTGGATTCGTAGATACTTTTCCGAtgttcagaaaaaaatatccaaatCTGTCAACGTTGAAGGAGTTCAAGCTGTCCAACCTGATGATTCAAGTGCTGAAAAAAAGCCCTGAAAAACCAAAATTCGAAGCAACAGCCTACTTGGAGTACCTTGAAGAGCTCGTCAGCGTCGATATTTCCAAAAGCGATCTCGTTAAGCGCAGCTTAACTTATGAAAAAGCTATGTCAAGCGAGGGTGACATCACAGCTATTTACGAAATGTACGAGGAATTGGAACCCTTGGCACAGGCCATGGCTCAGAGGGACATGAGACGAAAGTTGAATGGAGAGGCCGAGAAAAACCAAGCTCCCCAAACG AAAACTCCGGATCTGGTCAAGCCTTTTAGTGATAATGATCGCGCTTACGAAGAACTCGTTGAAATTATGAATCGGGATCGTCCAATATACTGA
- the Pdxk gene encoding pyridoxal kinase, translated as MSEPQQNRVLSIQSHVVSGYVGNKSATFPLQLLGYEVDAINSVQLSNHTGYKVFKGQILNDEDLGVLAAGLAENDLDTYSHLLTGYVGSASFLKKIAQLVPLLKKKNPNLKYVCDPVMGDNGHMYVPEELKDIYKNHIVPLADTITPNQFELELLTNVKISSMEDLKKAIEVLHIMGPKIIAVSSTDLNNKLTAVVSNVKDKTKISINIPKIPAMYTGSGDLFAALFLAHSDSKDVRTALEKTINTVHGVLQKTHECCLENKDQKAQSARKIELRLIQSKAIIENPPKKLTAEVLM; from the exons ATGTCGGAACCACAACAAAACCGTGTTTTATCGATTCAAAGTCACGTTGTGTCTGGTTATGTCGGTAATAAAAGTGCAACGTTCCCTCTACAg ttATTGGGCTATGAAGTTGATGCGATTAATTCTGTTCAACTATCCAACCATACTGGATACAAAGTGTTCAAGGGTCAAATATTGAACGACGAAGATTTGG GAGTTTTAGCAGCTGGTTTGGCTGAAAATGACTTGGACACCTACAGTCACTTGCTCACAGGCTACGTTGGTTCAGCCTCTTTTCTAAAGAAAATAGCGCAGCTTGTTCCATtgctaaagaaaaagaatccCAACTTAAAATACG TTTGTGATCCTGTAATGGGTGACAATGGACACATGTATGTTCCAGAAGAACTCAAGGATATCTACAAGAATCACATTGTTCCCTTGGCAGACACCATTACACCAAACCAATTTGAATTAGA GCTTCTGACAAATGTGAAGATTAGCTCGAtggaagatttgaaaaaagctATAGAGGTTCTGCACATCATGGGCCCTAAGATCATTGCTGTCTCATCGACAGATTTGAATAACAAACTCACAGCGGTTGTGAGCAACGTAAAAG ATAAGACAAAGATAAGCATCAATATTCCAAAAATACCTGCAATGTACACTGGATCAGGAGATCTTTTCGCTGCCTTGTTTCTCGCCCATTCGGATTCCAAGGACGTCAGAACAGCTttggaaaaaacgataaatacGGTGCATGGAGTTTTACAAAAAACTCACGAATGTTGCTTGg AGAACAAAGACCAAAAGGCACAATCTGCAAGAAAAATTGAGCTTCGTCTCATTCAGAGCAAGGCTATCATCGAAAATCCACCAAAGAAACTTACTGCTGAAGTTTTGATGTAA
- the MTF-1 gene encoding uncharacterized protein MTF-1 isoform X1: MATWENEKFGENVTSIGENFDGILVTHDLQDCLDDSLDLTSFGRVYEQTPVFDYGKYSDEDLSSTVKLPDDRTGYIHHTISPNEIYMRIHPGQHDSMPDDPSHATITIESTDPDTNQKHISRYECEYDGCSRTYSTVGNLRTHMKTHKGEYRFKCAEASCGKAFLTSYSLKIHIRVHTKVKPFECNHNGCEKAFNTLYRLRAHQRLHSGNTFNCEETGCVKFFTTLSDLKKHVRTHTQERPYKCREDGCGKAFTASHHLKTHKRTHTGERPYTCAFENCQRSFTTLHSLKSHLKTHKRSLANGEPKHKLPPPVEEGASNLIKIERSENKTNDRKDLQSFSIIPMTSSDQQSTETLTYLSLQTSKSPNDTLVDAFSSEMSFDITSRELRQMNDAKIQHETNPTDDLTFLTVPGINERESLVNFTSTEEDYEEKLKIFRQLTGNEDSEEITLAKSDHLKVPQGSQMNLEQKIMQDGLENTIAQLSEVKDHEVNPEHYGAPCLAGQSEFDRSINEDTSMRKPNDHLFSNDLDTITFTSQTDELINPVNIVSNEPSEAVELAIATEEEMPSQWIDVMALAAAPALRTESWSELNAFPTAVHSLVDLVGPEPYPLNLENQLENVAETLNCQNVDKPEQICHLPVIEPANPIIKTTDPRTPSILASSNDKRNRNVLQEITADADICKCTDCKCDNSNSCHNCASTNETEVPIHHKATESQLQIVSEIVSCLQNECPCDNDGSQGCGSCCVVICLKTLQQLQRVFNNRNCCREMSRSQCCKEKNSFNLMKSQVANNQ; the protein is encoded by the exons ATGGCGACGTgggagaacgaaaaattcgGAGAAAATGTTACGAGTATCGGAGAAAATTTCGACGGTATTCTCGTAACTCACGATTTACAGGATTGTCTCGACGACAGTCTCGATCTCACGAGTTTCGGTAGAGTTTACGAACAAACTCCtgtttttgattatggaaagTACTCAGACGAGGACCTTTCGTCCACCGTAAAATTACCGGATGATCGAACCGG ATATATACATCACACGATAAGCCCTAATGAAATTTACATGCGAATTCATCCTGGTCAACATGACTCAATGCCGGATGATCCTTCGCATGCAACGATCACGATCGAGAGTACAGATCCAGACACCAATCAAAAGCACATTAGTCGTTACGAGTGCGAGTACGACGGTTGCTCACGCACTTACAGCACCGTAGGAAATCTGAGAACACACATGAAAACCCACAAAG GCGAGTATCGATTTAAATGCGCGGAAGCGAGTTGCGGCAAGGCATTTCTCACCTCGTACAGCCTTAAGATCCACATTAGAGTACACACAAAAGTAAAACCGTTCGAGTGCAATCACAACGGTTGTGAGAAGGCATTCAATACCCTCTATAGACTGAGAGCTCATCAAAGACTTCACAGCGGTAATACGTTCAACTGCGAGGAAACAGGATGTGTTAAGTTCTTCACTACACTAAGCGATCTCAAGAAACACGTCCGTACCCACACTCAAGAACGCCCATACAA aTGCAGGGAGGATGGTTGCGGCAAAGCATTTACAGCATCACACCATCTCAAAACTCACAAAAGAACTCATACTGGTGAACGTCCCTATACGTGTGCCTTTGAAAATTGCCAAAGATCCTTCACGACTCTACACAGCCTCAAAAGTCACTTGAAAACACATAAGAGATCGTTAGCTAATGGAGAACCG AAGCACAAATTACCTCCACCAGTGGAAGAAGGAGCttcgaatttgataaaaatcgagCGCtcagaaaacaaaacgaatgaTCGAAAGGATCTTCAGTCGTTCTCGATAATTCCGATGACATCGAGCGACCAACAGAGTACCGAAACGCTGACATATTTGTCGTTGCAAACGAGCAAATCGCCAAACGATACCTTGGTGGATGCGTTCAGCAGTGAAATGAGTTTCGACATAACCAGCAGAGAATTACGACAAATGAACGATGCGAAAATACAGCACGAGACAAACCCAACGGACGATCTCACTTTTCTTACCGTACCTGGTATTAACGAGCGTGAATCCTTGGTAAATTTCACGAGTACGGAAGAAgattacgaagaaaaattgaagatattcCGTCAACTGACGGGAAACGAGGACAGCGAAGAAATCACATTGGCTAAGAGCGATCATCTCAAAGTTCCTCAAGGGAGCCAAATGAAtttggaacaaaaaataatgcaagACGGACTTGAAAACACGATAGCTCAATTATCAGAAGTCAAAGATCATGAAGTAAATCCCGAGCATTACGGAGCACCCTGTTTGGCCGGACAGAGCGAATTTGATCGTTCGATCAACGAGGATACATCAATGAGGAAACCGAACGATCACTTGTTCTCAAATGACCTCGACACCATAACGTTCACGAGCCAAACCGACGAACTAATAAATCCGGTCAATATCGTCAGTAACGAGCCTTCCGAAGCCGTTGAATTGGCCATAGCAACTGAGGAAGAGATGCCATCACAGTGGATCGATGTTATGGCATTAGCAGCAGCACCAGCCTTGAGAACGGAGTCGTGGTCGGAGTTGAACGCTTTTCCAACAGCTGTTCATTCCCTCGTCGACCTCGTTGGTCCCGAGCCATATCCCCTTAACCTTGAAAATCAGCTGGAAAATGTTGCAGAAACTCTTAATTGTCAAAACGTCGATAAACCAGAACAAATTTGCCATCTTCCTGTGATAGAGCCAGCGAATCCTATCATTAAAACGACCGACCCTCGTACACCATCGATACTCGCTTCGAGCAACGACAAGAGAAATCGTAATGTTTTGCAAGAGATTACAGCCGATGCAGATATTTGCAAATGCACCGACTGCAAGTGCGATAATTCTAACAGTTGTCATAATTGTGCGAGTACGAATGAAACCGAAGTACCAATTCATCACAAAGCAACTGAATCGCAGCTGCAAATCGTCAGTGAAATCGTTTCTTGCCTGCAGAACGAGTGCCCGTGCGACAACGATGGATCCCAAGGCTGCGGTTCATGTTGCGTCGTCATTTGCTTGAAAACGTTACAACAATTGCAACGAGTATTCAACAATAGAAATTGTTGCAGAGAAATGAGCAGAAGTCAGTGCTGcaaggagaaaaattcgttcaatCTGATGAAAAGCCAAGTGGCCAATAACCAATGA
- the MTF-1 gene encoding zinc finger and BTB domain-containing protein 24 isoform X2, translated as MTSQNRIRALNQYERLRAFYRPCTRLLSISVLSLNVSRCDCERIASRPAWLSIGEYRFKCAEASCGKAFLTSYSLKIHIRVHTKVKPFECNHNGCEKAFNTLYRLRAHQRLHSGNTFNCEETGCVKFFTTLSDLKKHVRTHTQERPYKCREDGCGKAFTASHHLKTHKRTHTGERPYTCAFENCQRSFTTLHSLKSHLKTHKRSLANGEPKHKLPPPVEEGASNLIKIERSENKTNDRKDLQSFSIIPMTSSDQQSTETLTYLSLQTSKSPNDTLVDAFSSEMSFDITSRELRQMNDAKIQHETNPTDDLTFLTVPGINERESLVNFTSTEEDYEEKLKIFRQLTGNEDSEEITLAKSDHLKVPQGSQMNLEQKIMQDGLENTIAQLSEVKDHEVNPEHYGAPCLAGQSEFDRSINEDTSMRKPNDHLFSNDLDTITFTSQTDELINPVNIVSNEPSEAVELAIATEEEMPSQWIDVMALAAAPALRTESWSELNAFPTAVHSLVDLVGPEPYPLNLENQLENVAETLNCQNVDKPEQICHLPVIEPANPIIKTTDPRTPSILASSNDKRNRNVLQEITADADICKCTDCKCDNSNSCHNCASTNETEVPIHHKATESQLQIVSEIVSCLQNECPCDNDGSQGCGSCCVVICLKTLQQLQRVFNNRNCCREMSRSQCCKEKNSFNLMKSQVANNQ; from the exons atgacatctcAGAATAGGATTCGCGCATTAAACCAATATGAAAGATTAAGAGCTTTTTATCGTCCATGTACAAGATTATTGTCTATCAGTGTATTGTCCTTGAACGTGTCCAGATGTGATTGCGAAAGGATCGCTTCTCGACCTGCATGGCTTTCAATCG GCGAGTATCGATTTAAATGCGCGGAAGCGAGTTGCGGCAAGGCATTTCTCACCTCGTACAGCCTTAAGATCCACATTAGAGTACACACAAAAGTAAAACCGTTCGAGTGCAATCACAACGGTTGTGAGAAGGCATTCAATACCCTCTATAGACTGAGAGCTCATCAAAGACTTCACAGCGGTAATACGTTCAACTGCGAGGAAACAGGATGTGTTAAGTTCTTCACTACACTAAGCGATCTCAAGAAACACGTCCGTACCCACACTCAAGAACGCCCATACAA aTGCAGGGAGGATGGTTGCGGCAAAGCATTTACAGCATCACACCATCTCAAAACTCACAAAAGAACTCATACTGGTGAACGTCCCTATACGTGTGCCTTTGAAAATTGCCAAAGATCCTTCACGACTCTACACAGCCTCAAAAGTCACTTGAAAACACATAAGAGATCGTTAGCTAATGGAGAACCG AAGCACAAATTACCTCCACCAGTGGAAGAAGGAGCttcgaatttgataaaaatcgagCGCtcagaaaacaaaacgaatgaTCGAAAGGATCTTCAGTCGTTCTCGATAATTCCGATGACATCGAGCGACCAACAGAGTACCGAAACGCTGACATATTTGTCGTTGCAAACGAGCAAATCGCCAAACGATACCTTGGTGGATGCGTTCAGCAGTGAAATGAGTTTCGACATAACCAGCAGAGAATTACGACAAATGAACGATGCGAAAATACAGCACGAGACAAACCCAACGGACGATCTCACTTTTCTTACCGTACCTGGTATTAACGAGCGTGAATCCTTGGTAAATTTCACGAGTACGGAAGAAgattacgaagaaaaattgaagatattcCGTCAACTGACGGGAAACGAGGACAGCGAAGAAATCACATTGGCTAAGAGCGATCATCTCAAAGTTCCTCAAGGGAGCCAAATGAAtttggaacaaaaaataatgcaagACGGACTTGAAAACACGATAGCTCAATTATCAGAAGTCAAAGATCATGAAGTAAATCCCGAGCATTACGGAGCACCCTGTTTGGCCGGACAGAGCGAATTTGATCGTTCGATCAACGAGGATACATCAATGAGGAAACCGAACGATCACTTGTTCTCAAATGACCTCGACACCATAACGTTCACGAGCCAAACCGACGAACTAATAAATCCGGTCAATATCGTCAGTAACGAGCCTTCCGAAGCCGTTGAATTGGCCATAGCAACTGAGGAAGAGATGCCATCACAGTGGATCGATGTTATGGCATTAGCAGCAGCACCAGCCTTGAGAACGGAGTCGTGGTCGGAGTTGAACGCTTTTCCAACAGCTGTTCATTCCCTCGTCGACCTCGTTGGTCCCGAGCCATATCCCCTTAACCTTGAAAATCAGCTGGAAAATGTTGCAGAAACTCTTAATTGTCAAAACGTCGATAAACCAGAACAAATTTGCCATCTTCCTGTGATAGAGCCAGCGAATCCTATCATTAAAACGACCGACCCTCGTACACCATCGATACTCGCTTCGAGCAACGACAAGAGAAATCGTAATGTTTTGCAAGAGATTACAGCCGATGCAGATATTTGCAAATGCACCGACTGCAAGTGCGATAATTCTAACAGTTGTCATAATTGTGCGAGTACGAATGAAACCGAAGTACCAATTCATCACAAAGCAACTGAATCGCAGCTGCAAATCGTCAGTGAAATCGTTTCTTGCCTGCAGAACGAGTGCCCGTGCGACAACGATGGATCCCAAGGCTGCGGTTCATGTTGCGTCGTCATTTGCTTGAAAACGTTACAACAATTGCAACGAGTATTCAACAATAGAAATTGTTGCAGAGAAATGAGCAGAAGTCAGTGCTGcaaggagaaaaattcgttcaatCTGATGAAAAGCCAAGTGGCCAATAACCAATGA
- the ATPsyndelta gene encoding ATP synthase subunit delta, mitochondrial, translating into MATLARTLRPFLRSVRGQIRNYAEASGSDMKFTFAGANQVFYESADVKQVDVPSFSGAFGILPHHVPTLAVLKPGVVTVHEQSGEIKKVFVSSGTVTINEDSSVQILAEEAHLVENLDGSAARDILSKAQQQLSSASSEVEKAEAAIAVEVAEALVAASA; encoded by the exons ATGGCCACTCTCGCACGTACACTTCGGCCCTTCTTGAGGTCCGTTCGGGGCCAGATCAGAAATTATGCTGAAGCTTCTGGCAGCGATATGAAGTTTACCTTTGCCGGAGCAAACCAG GTTTTCTATGAATCTGCCGATGTTAAGCAAGTAGACGTGCCATCATTCTCAGGAGCCTTCGGCATCCTTCCCCATCACGTACCCACTTTGGCTGTCCTGAAACCAGGAGTCGTCACCGTTCATGAACAGAGTGGAGAGATCAAAAAAGTATTTGTTTCCTCGGGTACTGTTACAATTAACGAAGACTCCAGTGTTCAG attctcGCTGAAGAAGCTCATCTCGTTGAGAATTTGGACGGTTCAGCAGCTCGTGATATCCTGAGCAAGGCTCAACAGCAGCTGAGTTCTGCCTCGTCGGAAGTGGAAAAAGCTGAAGCTGCAATCGCAGTGGAAGTTGCTGAGGCACTTGTTGCAGCATCTGCATAA
- the Prdm13 gene encoding transcription factor hamlet produces MSLQAIERGTIMAQRSVVGRPVVRAACLLARDSSTEVIDVHRLSQRNTSIIQYVEVADSKGHLYCVDGLVNAACWVKIVTLAKDCQSCNVLLMSTEKGVVLKVMRCIVPGEPLLMWFTENILALMNMPFLTPSNIQGQNRYTCHICNHHFEYPNPLKVHLALKCNRLDNNHLWSVLAREFATKTSPTRISPIIVERSDSNVSLANNSPTSSNQGSPTSSNHPSPTSSNGPSPNSSIPISPVRKNFAYRANSAFKPYENKPTVFPISTPPLNVVTSNNIRNETVHNNFINVPPPPTIRNDAHAAQMETLVSNLGKSKQGHLCIYCGKVYSRKYGLKIHIRTHTGYKPLKCKFCLRPFGDPSNLNKHVRLHADGETPYRCDLCGKVLVRRRDLERHIRSRHQDNADHGSDVSSDGIMD; encoded by the exons ATGAGTCTTCAAGCGATCGAGAGAGGAACAATTATGGCGCAGCGATCAGTCGTCGGACGGCCCGTCGTCAGAGCTGCTTGTCTGCTCGCTAGAGATTCTTCCACTGAAGTAATCGACGTCCATCGACTCTCGCAGAGAAATACTTCGATTATCCAATAC GTCGAAGTGGCGGATTCCAAGGGTCATCTTTACTGCGTGGACGGCCTGGTGAACGCGGCTTGCTGGGTCAAGATCGTGACACTTGCAAAAGACTGTCAAAGCTGTAACGTGTTGCTTATGAGCACGGAAAAGGGTGTCGTACTTAAAGTAATGAGGTGCATCGTTCCTGGGGAGCCACTGTTGATGTGGTTTACAGAAAACATACTTGCGTTGATGAACATGCCGTTTCTGACGCCTTCGAACATCCAAG gtCAAAATCGTTACACCTGCCACATTTGCAACCATCATTTTGAGTATCCAAATCCCTTGAAGGTTCATTTGGCCCTGAAGTGCAATCGTCTGGACAACAATCATTTGTGGAGTGTTCTAGCGCGAGAGTTCG CAACGAAAACATCGCCGACGAGAATATCGCCGATTATCGTCGAGAGGTCGGACTCGAACGTTTCGCTGGCGAACAATTCACCGACCTCTTCAAATCAGGGATCTCCAACTTCGTCGAACCATCCATCCCCAACGTCCTCCAATGGTCCATCCCCAAACTCGTCGATTCCCATATCACCTGTGCGAAAAAACTTCGCCTACCGCGCTAATTCCGCTTTCAAGCCTTATGAGAACAAACCCACCGTCTTTCCCATTAGCACTCCGCCCCTTAATGTCGTTACGAGCAACAACATTCGCAACGAGACTGTACacaataattttatcaatGTCCCACCACCTCCGACCATCCGGAACGACGCCCATGCCGCCCAGATGGAAACCCTCGTCAGCAATCTAGGCAAATCGAAGCAGGGACATTTGTGCATCTACTGCGGAAAAGTTTACTCCCGGAAATATGGTCTCAAAATCCACATCAG aaCTCACACAGGTTACAAGCCTCTAAAGTGCAAATTCTGTTTGAGACCGTTCGGAGACCCCAGTAATTTGAACAAGCACGTAAGACTCCATGCGGACGGTGAGACGCCCTATCGGTGTGATTTGTGTGGCAAAGTGCTCGTGAGGAGGAGAGACCTCGAGAGACACATAAGATCGAGGCACCAGGACAATGCGGATCATGGTTCTGACGTATCGTCCGATGGTATTATGGATTAG